A window of the Danio aesculapii chromosome 10, fDanAes4.1, whole genome shotgun sequence genome harbors these coding sequences:
- the rilpl1 gene encoding RILP-like protein 1 isoform X5, whose protein sequence is MEEQQLGAALDKSAAELSVMDVYDIAAALGLELERVIERTGAELLSRLVPRVVRVLELLEVLVSRSSSSPDTDELRLELDRLRLERLERLEKEKKHKKELELVEDVWRGEAQDLLGQISQLQEENKTLLNNLSIRESPLTEEDIQKQEGMTERERQVMKKLKEVVDKQRDEIRAKDRELTLKNDDVEALQQQMSRLMKINQDVRHRVSVVEAQGKSLIQQKVELEAAAQTQQQEVSSLRQEVSRLKEKLKEQSRNNEEEAQEPVGPPSPAQSCKVAPPWGQDLASELLAGGLDLKEVPLHFLPSAVTDECEDEEDEDEDERACFWEALCDDDLSTVDLKDPNRPRFTLQELRDVLHERNELKAKVFMLQEEIAYYKR, encoded by the exons ATGGAGGAGCAACAGCTCGGCGCGGCGCTGGACAAGAGCGCGGCGGAGCTCAGCGTCATGGATGTGTACGACATCGCGGCGGCGCTGGGCCTGGAGCTGGAGCGGGTCATCGAGCGCACCGGCGCGGAGCTGCTGTCCCGGCTTGTGCCGCGGGTCGTGCGGGTGCTGGAGCTGCTGGAGGTGCTGGTCAGCCGGAGCTCCAGCAGCCCGGACACCGACGAGCTGCGGCTGGAGCTGGACAGACTGCGGCTGGAGAGGCTAGAGCGCCTGGAGAAGGAGAAGAAGCACAAGAAG gagcTAGAGCTGGTGGAGGATGTGTGGAGAGGTGAAGCTCAGGATCTCCTCGGTCAGATCTCTCAGCTGCAGGAGGAGAATAAAACTCTGCTCAATAATCTGTCCATCAGAGAGAGTCCACTGACGGAGGAGGACATCCAGAAGcaggaag gaaTGACGGAGCGTGAGCGTCAGGTGATGAAGAAGCTGAAGGAGGTTGTGGACAAACAGAGAGACGAGATCCGCGCCAAAGACCGCGAGCTCACGCTGAAGAACGACGATGTGGAGgcg ctgcagCAGCAGATGAGTCGTCTGATGAAGATTAATCAGGACGTGCGTCACCGTGTGTCAGTGGTGGAGGCGCAGGGCAAGAGTCTGATCCAGCAGAAGGTGGAGCTGGAGGCGGCGGCGCAGACACAGCAGCAGGAAGTCAGCAGCCTCAGACAGGAAGTGAGCCGACTGAAGGAGAAGCTGAAGGAGCAGAGCAGGAACAACGAGGAGGAGGCGCAGGAGCCCGTGGGGCCACCCTCACCTGCACAG tcatgTAAAGTGGCCCCACCCTGGGGTCAGGATCTGGCCTCTGAGCTCCTGGCTGGGGGTCTGGACCTAAAGGAAGTGCCGCTCCACTTCCTGCCATCTGCTGTCACAGACGAGTGTGAAGatgaggaggatgaagatgaagatgagcgTGCGTGTTTCTGG GAGGCACTCTGTGATGACGATCTGTCCACTGTAGACCTGAAAGACCCCAACCGCCCACGCTTCACCCTGCAGGAGCTGCGGGATGTCCTGCACGAACGCAATGAACTCAAAGCCAAAGTCTTCATGCTGCAGGAGGAGATCGCCTACTACAAGAGGTAA
- the rilpl1 gene encoding RILP-like protein 1 isoform X1, with product MEEQQLGAALDKSAAELSVMDVYDIAAALGLELERVIERTGAELLSRLVPRVVRVLELLEVLVSRSSSSPDTDELRLELDRLRLERLERLEKEKKHKKELELVEDVWRGEAQDLLGQISQLQEENKTLLNNLSIRESPLTEEDIQKQEGMTERERQVMKKLKEVVDKQRDEIRAKDRELTLKNDDVEALQQQMSRLMKINQDVRHRVSVVEAQGKSLIQQKVELEAAAQTQQQEVSSLRQEVSRLKEKLKEQSRNNEEEAQEPVGPPSPAQSCKVAPPWGQDLASELLAGGLDLKEVPLHFLPSAVTDECEDEEDEDEDERACFWEALCDDDLSTVDLKDPNRPRFTLQELRDVLHERNELKAKVFMLQEEIAYYKSEEQEEENGPPLPDPSETFRTNPRSNFQPESGIKRLFSFFSRDRSVSQRRMMLNVEPVGDAVGSWTGKQEDVYTETAQEALQHM from the exons ATGGAGGAGCAACAGCTCGGCGCGGCGCTGGACAAGAGCGCGGCGGAGCTCAGCGTCATGGATGTGTACGACATCGCGGCGGCGCTGGGCCTGGAGCTGGAGCGGGTCATCGAGCGCACCGGCGCGGAGCTGCTGTCCCGGCTTGTGCCGCGGGTCGTGCGGGTGCTGGAGCTGCTGGAGGTGCTGGTCAGCCGGAGCTCCAGCAGCCCGGACACCGACGAGCTGCGGCTGGAGCTGGACAGACTGCGGCTGGAGAGGCTAGAGCGCCTGGAGAAGGAGAAGAAGCACAAGAAG gagcTAGAGCTGGTGGAGGATGTGTGGAGAGGTGAAGCTCAGGATCTCCTCGGTCAGATCTCTCAGCTGCAGGAGGAGAATAAAACTCTGCTCAATAATCTGTCCATCAGAGAGAGTCCACTGACGGAGGAGGACATCCAGAAGcaggaag gaaTGACGGAGCGTGAGCGTCAGGTGATGAAGAAGCTGAAGGAGGTTGTGGACAAACAGAGAGACGAGATCCGCGCCAAAGACCGCGAGCTCACGCTGAAGAACGACGATGTGGAGgcg ctgcagCAGCAGATGAGTCGTCTGATGAAGATTAATCAGGACGTGCGTCACCGTGTGTCAGTGGTGGAGGCGCAGGGCAAGAGTCTGATCCAGCAGAAGGTGGAGCTGGAGGCGGCGGCGCAGACACAGCAGCAGGAAGTCAGCAGCCTCAGACAGGAAGTGAGCCGACTGAAGGAGAAGCTGAAGGAGCAGAGCAGGAACAACGAGGAGGAGGCGCAGGAGCCCGTGGGGCCACCCTCACCTGCACAG tcatgTAAAGTGGCCCCACCCTGGGGTCAGGATCTGGCCTCTGAGCTCCTGGCTGGGGGTCTGGACCTAAAGGAAGTGCCGCTCCACTTCCTGCCATCTGCTGTCACAGACGAGTGTGAAGatgaggaggatgaagatgaagatgagcgTGCGTGTTTCTGG GAGGCACTCTGTGATGACGATCTGTCCACTGTAGACCTGAAAGACCCCAACCGCCCACGCTTCACCCTGCAGGAGCTGCGGGATGTCCTGCACGAACGCAATGAACTCAAAGCCAAAGTCTTCATGCTGCAGGAGGAGATCGCCTACTACAAGAG tgaggagcaggaggaggagaaCGGCCCGCCGTTACCAGATCCTTCTGAAACCTTCCGGACAAACCCTCGCTCCAACTTTCAGCCGGAGTCGGGAATCAAACGCCT gtttAGCTTCTTCTCGCGGGACAGGAGTGTTTCTCAGCGCAGGATGATGCTGAATGTGGAGCCGGTGGGCGACGCGGTGGGCTCGTGGACTGGGAAACAGGAGGACGTGTACACAGAGACAGCACAGGAGGCTCTGCagcacatgtaa
- the rilpl1 gene encoding RILP-like protein 1 isoform X3: MEEQQLGAALDKSAAELSVMDVYDIAAALGLELERVIERTGAELLSRLVPRVVRVLELLEVLVSRSSSSPDTDELRLELDRLRLERLERLEKEKKHKKELELVEDVWRGEAQDLLGQISQLQEENKTLLNNLSIRESPLTEEDIQKQEGMTERERQVMKKLKEVVDKQRDEIRAKDRELTLKNDDVEALQQQMSRLMKINQDVRHRVSVVEAQGKSLIQQKVELEAAAQTQQQEVSSLRQEVSRLKEKLKEQSRNNEEEAQEPVGPPSPAQEALCDDDLSTVDLKDPNRPRFTLQELRDVLHERNELKAKVFMLQEEIAYYKSEEQEEENGPPLPDPSETFRTNPRSNFQPESGIKRLFSFFSRDRSVSQRRMMLNVEPVGDAVGSWTGKQEDVYTETAQEALQHM; encoded by the exons ATGGAGGAGCAACAGCTCGGCGCGGCGCTGGACAAGAGCGCGGCGGAGCTCAGCGTCATGGATGTGTACGACATCGCGGCGGCGCTGGGCCTGGAGCTGGAGCGGGTCATCGAGCGCACCGGCGCGGAGCTGCTGTCCCGGCTTGTGCCGCGGGTCGTGCGGGTGCTGGAGCTGCTGGAGGTGCTGGTCAGCCGGAGCTCCAGCAGCCCGGACACCGACGAGCTGCGGCTGGAGCTGGACAGACTGCGGCTGGAGAGGCTAGAGCGCCTGGAGAAGGAGAAGAAGCACAAGAAG gagcTAGAGCTGGTGGAGGATGTGTGGAGAGGTGAAGCTCAGGATCTCCTCGGTCAGATCTCTCAGCTGCAGGAGGAGAATAAAACTCTGCTCAATAATCTGTCCATCAGAGAGAGTCCACTGACGGAGGAGGACATCCAGAAGcaggaag gaaTGACGGAGCGTGAGCGTCAGGTGATGAAGAAGCTGAAGGAGGTTGTGGACAAACAGAGAGACGAGATCCGCGCCAAAGACCGCGAGCTCACGCTGAAGAACGACGATGTGGAGgcg ctgcagCAGCAGATGAGTCGTCTGATGAAGATTAATCAGGACGTGCGTCACCGTGTGTCAGTGGTGGAGGCGCAGGGCAAGAGTCTGATCCAGCAGAAGGTGGAGCTGGAGGCGGCGGCGCAGACACAGCAGCAGGAAGTCAGCAGCCTCAGACAGGAAGTGAGCCGACTGAAGGAGAAGCTGAAGGAGCAGAGCAGGAACAACGAGGAGGAGGCGCAGGAGCCCGTGGGGCCACCCTCACCTGCACAG GAGGCACTCTGTGATGACGATCTGTCCACTGTAGACCTGAAAGACCCCAACCGCCCACGCTTCACCCTGCAGGAGCTGCGGGATGTCCTGCACGAACGCAATGAACTCAAAGCCAAAGTCTTCATGCTGCAGGAGGAGATCGCCTACTACAAGAG tgaggagcaggaggaggagaaCGGCCCGCCGTTACCAGATCCTTCTGAAACCTTCCGGACAAACCCTCGCTCCAACTTTCAGCCGGAGTCGGGAATCAAACGCCT gtttAGCTTCTTCTCGCGGGACAGGAGTGTTTCTCAGCGCAGGATGATGCTGAATGTGGAGCCGGTGGGCGACGCGGTGGGCTCGTGGACTGGGAAACAGGAGGACGTGTACACAGAGACAGCACAGGAGGCTCTGCagcacatgtaa
- the rilpl1 gene encoding RILP-like protein 1 isoform X2, with translation MEEQQLGAALDKSAAELSVMDVYDIAAALGLELERVIERTGAELLSRLVPRVVRVLELLEVLVSRSSSSPDTDELRLELDRLRLERLERLEKEKKHKKELELVEDVWRGEAQDLLGQISQLQEENKTLLNNLSIRESPLTEEDIQKQEGMTERERQVMKKLKEVVDKQRDEIRAKDRELTLKNDDVEALQQQMSRLMKINQDVRHRVSVVEAQGKSLIQQKVELEAAAQTQQQEVSSLRQEVSRLKEKLKEQSRNNEEEAQEPVGPPSPAQSCKVAPPWGQDLASELLAGGLDLKEVPLHFLPSAVTDECEDEEDEDEDERACFWEALCDDDLSTVDLKDPNRPRFTLQELRDVLHERNELKAKVFMLQEEIAYYKSEEQEEENGPPLPDPSETFRTNPRSNFQPESGIKRLIFTAIMPMVAAGLIADDPTLQPIRRLISLV, from the exons ATGGAGGAGCAACAGCTCGGCGCGGCGCTGGACAAGAGCGCGGCGGAGCTCAGCGTCATGGATGTGTACGACATCGCGGCGGCGCTGGGCCTGGAGCTGGAGCGGGTCATCGAGCGCACCGGCGCGGAGCTGCTGTCCCGGCTTGTGCCGCGGGTCGTGCGGGTGCTGGAGCTGCTGGAGGTGCTGGTCAGCCGGAGCTCCAGCAGCCCGGACACCGACGAGCTGCGGCTGGAGCTGGACAGACTGCGGCTGGAGAGGCTAGAGCGCCTGGAGAAGGAGAAGAAGCACAAGAAG gagcTAGAGCTGGTGGAGGATGTGTGGAGAGGTGAAGCTCAGGATCTCCTCGGTCAGATCTCTCAGCTGCAGGAGGAGAATAAAACTCTGCTCAATAATCTGTCCATCAGAGAGAGTCCACTGACGGAGGAGGACATCCAGAAGcaggaag gaaTGACGGAGCGTGAGCGTCAGGTGATGAAGAAGCTGAAGGAGGTTGTGGACAAACAGAGAGACGAGATCCGCGCCAAAGACCGCGAGCTCACGCTGAAGAACGACGATGTGGAGgcg ctgcagCAGCAGATGAGTCGTCTGATGAAGATTAATCAGGACGTGCGTCACCGTGTGTCAGTGGTGGAGGCGCAGGGCAAGAGTCTGATCCAGCAGAAGGTGGAGCTGGAGGCGGCGGCGCAGACACAGCAGCAGGAAGTCAGCAGCCTCAGACAGGAAGTGAGCCGACTGAAGGAGAAGCTGAAGGAGCAGAGCAGGAACAACGAGGAGGAGGCGCAGGAGCCCGTGGGGCCACCCTCACCTGCACAG tcatgTAAAGTGGCCCCACCCTGGGGTCAGGATCTGGCCTCTGAGCTCCTGGCTGGGGGTCTGGACCTAAAGGAAGTGCCGCTCCACTTCCTGCCATCTGCTGTCACAGACGAGTGTGAAGatgaggaggatgaagatgaagatgagcgTGCGTGTTTCTGG GAGGCACTCTGTGATGACGATCTGTCCACTGTAGACCTGAAAGACCCCAACCGCCCACGCTTCACCCTGCAGGAGCTGCGGGATGTCCTGCACGAACGCAATGAACTCAAAGCCAAAGTCTTCATGCTGCAGGAGGAGATCGCCTACTACAAGAG tgaggagcaggaggaggagaaCGGCCCGCCGTTACCAGATCCTTCTGAAACCTTCCGGACAAACCCTCGCTCCAACTTTCAGCCGGAGTCGGGAATCAAACGCCT GATCTTCACCGCCATCATGCCTATGGTGGCTGCTGGGTTGATTGCAGATGACCCCACTCTTCAGCCAATCAGACGCCTCATTTCTCTC gtttAG
- the rilpl1 gene encoding RILP-like protein 1 isoform X4, producing MEEQQLGAALDKSAAELSVMDVYDIAAALGLELERVIERTGAELLSRLVPRVVRVLELLEVLVSRSSSSPDTDELRLELDRLRLERLERLEKEKKHKKELELVEDVWRGEAQDLLGQISQLQEENKTLLNNLSIRESPLTEEDIQKQEGMTERERQVMKKLKEVVDKQRDEIRAKDRELTLKNDDVEALQQQMSRLMKINQDVRHRVSVVEAQGKSLIQQKVELEAAAQTQQQEVSSLRQEVSRLKEKLKEQSRNNEEEAQEPVGPPSPAQEALCDDDLSTVDLKDPNRPRFTLQELRDVLHERNELKAKVFMLQEEIAYYKSEEQEEENGPPLPDPSETFRTNPRSNFQPESGIKRLIFTAIMPMVAAGLIADDPTLQPIRRLISLV from the exons ATGGAGGAGCAACAGCTCGGCGCGGCGCTGGACAAGAGCGCGGCGGAGCTCAGCGTCATGGATGTGTACGACATCGCGGCGGCGCTGGGCCTGGAGCTGGAGCGGGTCATCGAGCGCACCGGCGCGGAGCTGCTGTCCCGGCTTGTGCCGCGGGTCGTGCGGGTGCTGGAGCTGCTGGAGGTGCTGGTCAGCCGGAGCTCCAGCAGCCCGGACACCGACGAGCTGCGGCTGGAGCTGGACAGACTGCGGCTGGAGAGGCTAGAGCGCCTGGAGAAGGAGAAGAAGCACAAGAAG gagcTAGAGCTGGTGGAGGATGTGTGGAGAGGTGAAGCTCAGGATCTCCTCGGTCAGATCTCTCAGCTGCAGGAGGAGAATAAAACTCTGCTCAATAATCTGTCCATCAGAGAGAGTCCACTGACGGAGGAGGACATCCAGAAGcaggaag gaaTGACGGAGCGTGAGCGTCAGGTGATGAAGAAGCTGAAGGAGGTTGTGGACAAACAGAGAGACGAGATCCGCGCCAAAGACCGCGAGCTCACGCTGAAGAACGACGATGTGGAGgcg ctgcagCAGCAGATGAGTCGTCTGATGAAGATTAATCAGGACGTGCGTCACCGTGTGTCAGTGGTGGAGGCGCAGGGCAAGAGTCTGATCCAGCAGAAGGTGGAGCTGGAGGCGGCGGCGCAGACACAGCAGCAGGAAGTCAGCAGCCTCAGACAGGAAGTGAGCCGACTGAAGGAGAAGCTGAAGGAGCAGAGCAGGAACAACGAGGAGGAGGCGCAGGAGCCCGTGGGGCCACCCTCACCTGCACAG GAGGCACTCTGTGATGACGATCTGTCCACTGTAGACCTGAAAGACCCCAACCGCCCACGCTTCACCCTGCAGGAGCTGCGGGATGTCCTGCACGAACGCAATGAACTCAAAGCCAAAGTCTTCATGCTGCAGGAGGAGATCGCCTACTACAAGAG tgaggagcaggaggaggagaaCGGCCCGCCGTTACCAGATCCTTCTGAAACCTTCCGGACAAACCCTCGCTCCAACTTTCAGCCGGAGTCGGGAATCAAACGCCT GATCTTCACCGCCATCATGCCTATGGTGGCTGCTGGGTTGATTGCAGATGACCCCACTCTTCAGCCAATCAGACGCCTCATTTCTCTC gtttAG